Proteins encoded within one genomic window of Scheffersomyces stipitis CBS 6054 chromosome 3, complete sequence:
- a CDS encoding predicted protein, whose protein sequence is MYHVNANYTPWNLLAFNFTGFACVAIVVFLSSTQPFYVSEVIGIQADAKIGAIIGTLGFTDELVSIISSPLVGTLTDKLNSIGIQGTRYIPSISFLILALSLVGYAVVSTNIYPDVIFFRCIFALGVTSCMSMITVMLNELTNSDFAFQKFLFWRHYQQQAFDSLELNDPEDKKNGKYSALIGISTGLGAIFSVSFFLTLPIKLEGLKYSYLIVAAFAVVAFHVLVVFLYDSNKKKPNTIEESEFEVTEESDEPEEKLPYFKLLARGFEISRSNHRVQLSYIGAFVARSTTVTTSVFIPLLVYNFYYKNGKCNTTDFPNKKNCNDGYIFSAILTGVAQTIALISSPLWGYMIDSRRVGKFKTLLVSAIAGIIGNFGLCISGSTTKGAYDPHTVICFVMVSLIGMSQIGIIITSMSVLSGLTHNPKNMGSLSGLYSLSGGLGILLITKVGGLWSDYWILGPFFLLGAFNTVLLVV, encoded by the exons ATGTACCACGTCAACGCCAATTATACACCGTGGAATCTTTTGgccttcaacttcactGGATTTGCCTGTGTAGCCATAGTGGTTTTTCTCTCTTCTACGCAGCCGTTCTATGTAAGTGAAGTTATTGGAATACAGGCAGACGCTAAAATAGGTGCTATCATCGGAACTTTGGGATTTACCGATGAGCTTGTCTCGATAATATCATCGCCATTGGTGGGAACCTTGACAGATAAGTTGAACTCCATAGGCATACAAGGCACGCGCTATATCCCCAGTATCAGTTTCCTCATTTTGGCTTTGAGTTTGGTCGGGTATGCTGTGGTCAGTACAAACATATATCCAGATGTTATTTTTTTCAGATGCATATTTGCACTTGGAGTCACTAGTTGTATGAGCATGATTACGGTTATGCTCAACGAACTCACCAACTCGGACTTTGCGTTCCAGAAGTTCCTCTTCTGGAGACACTATCAACAGCAAGCCTTCGATAGTCTTGAATTGAATGATCCCGAAGACAAAAAGAATGGAAAGTATTCAGCACTCATCGGTATTTCAACCGGATTAGGTGCTATCTTCTCCgtatctttcttcttgactttgCCAATCAAATTG GAAGGATTGAAATATTCGTACTTGATCGTGGCAGCCTTCGCTGTAGTAGCTTTTCATGTTCTCGTTGTATTCTTGTATGATagcaacaagaagaaacccaacactattgaagaatctgagTT tgaagtaACAGAAGAACTGGAcgagccagaagaaaaattgCCCTATTTTAAGCTACTTGCCAGGGGATTCGAGATCTCCCGATCCAACCATAGAGTACAATTATCATATATTGGAGCTTTTGTTGCGAGATCAACTACGGTCACCACTTCTGTATTCATACCTCTATTGGTGTACAACTTCTACTACAAGAACGGAAAGTGCAACACTACAGACTTTCCTAACAAAAAGAACTGCAACGACGGGTATATTTTCTCGGCTATTTTAACCGGAGTAGCACAAACAATTGCACTTATATCGTCTCCGTTATGGGGCTACATGATTGACTCCAGGAGAGTCGGAAAATTCAAGACATTACTTGTTTCAGCTATCGCTGGCATAATCGGCAATTTCGGCCTTTGTATCTCTGGAAGCACCACCAAAGGTGCTTACGATCCTCATACTGTAATCTGTTTTGTGATGGTTAGTCTCATAGGCATGTCGCAGATCGGAATTATCATCACCAGCATGAGTGTATTGAGTGGCCTCACCCACAACCCCAAGAATATGGGTTCACTCAGCGGGTTATATAGTTTAAGCGGAGGTCTCGGGATCTTGCTCATTACCAAAGTTGGTGGCTTATGGAGCGACTACTGGATCTTGGGGCCATTTTTCCTCTTGGGTGCGTTCAATACCGTTTTGCTTGTAGTT